A single region of the Roseivivax sp. THAF197b genome encodes:
- a CDS encoding SulP family inorganic anion transporter, producing MTPHLSRYLPILDWGRRYDRNAFSNDVVAAVIVTIMLIPQSLAYALLAGLPPQAGIYASIAPIILYAIFGSSRALAVGPVAVVSLLTASAIGQVAEQGSAGYAVAALTLAFLSGGFLVLMGVFRLGFLANSLSHPVIAGFITASGLLIATSQLKHILGVSAHGHTLPDMVLSLGAHLDEVNGVTAIIGILATGFLFWTRKHLKPALRRLGLPPVLADVLTKAGPVAAVVGTTVAVWALGLRQQGVKTVGEVPQGLPPLTLPDVSPDLIGALIVPAILISIIGFVESVSVAQTLAAKKRQRIDPDQELIGLGAANLGAAFTGGYPVTGGFSRSVVNYDAGAETPAAGAFTAIGLAIAAVALTPLIYYLPNATLAATIIVAVLSLVDLSILKKTWDYSRADFTAVAATIFLTLAFGVEVGVAAGVAISVLLLLYKTSRPHVAEVGRVPGTQHFRNIHRHSVETDPALVTLRVDESLYFVNVRVLEDLILKRLTEGPDVRHVVLMFSAVNEVDYSALESLEAINHRLRDMGVGLHLSEVKGPVMDRLKRSHFIDELNGEVFLSQHDAWSRLAEASRKVAAE from the coding sequence ATGACACCCCATCTCAGCCGCTATCTCCCCATCCTCGATTGGGGCCGCCGGTATGACCGCAATGCGTTTTCGAATGACGTGGTTGCGGCCGTGATCGTGACGATCATGCTGATCCCGCAATCGCTGGCCTATGCGCTTCTGGCGGGTTTGCCCCCGCAGGCGGGCATCTACGCCTCGATCGCGCCGATCATTCTCTATGCGATTTTCGGGAGCAGCCGGGCGCTTGCCGTGGGGCCGGTCGCCGTGGTGTCGCTGCTGACGGCCTCGGCCATCGGTCAGGTCGCGGAGCAGGGGAGTGCAGGCTACGCCGTGGCGGCGTTGACGCTGGCCTTTCTGTCGGGCGGCTTTCTTGTCCTGATGGGGGTGTTCCGGCTTGGCTTCCTCGCGAATTCGCTGAGCCATCCGGTGATTGCGGGCTTCATCACCGCGTCGGGTCTCCTGATCGCCACGAGCCAGCTGAAGCACATTCTGGGCGTCAGCGCCCACGGGCATACGCTGCCCGACATGGTTCTGTCGCTTGGCGCGCATCTGGACGAGGTGAACGGCGTCACGGCAATCATCGGCATCTTGGCGACCGGTTTCCTGTTCTGGACACGCAAGCACCTGAAGCCCGCCCTGCGTCGGCTGGGTCTGCCGCCCGTCCTGGCGGATGTTCTGACCAAGGCGGGCCCTGTCGCCGCGGTGGTGGGCACCACGGTTGCGGTCTGGGCGCTGGGCTTGAGACAGCAGGGGGTCAAGACCGTCGGAGAGGTGCCGCAGGGCTTGCCGCCGCTGACCTTGCCCGATGTCTCGCCCGACCTCATAGGCGCGCTCATCGTGCCCGCGATCCTGATCTCGATCATCGGGTTCGTGGAATCCGTCTCCGTGGCGCAGACCTTGGCCGCCAAGAAGCGCCAGCGGATCGATCCCGATCAGGAACTGATCGGGCTGGGTGCGGCCAATCTCGGCGCGGCTTTCACGGGCGGCTATCCGGTCACGGGTGGTTTTTCGCGCTCGGTCGTGAATTACGACGCCGGGGCCGAAACGCCCGCGGCCGGGGCCTTCACCGCGATCGGGCTGGCCATCGCGGCGGTCGCATTGACGCCGTTGATCTACTACCTGCCCAACGCGACGCTGGCCGCGACCATCATCGTCGCCGTGCTGAGCCTCGTCGATCTGTCGATCCTGAAAAAGACCTGGGATTATTCGCGTGCGGATTTCACCGCCGTGGCGGCCACCATCTTCCTGACCCTCGCCTTCGGGGTCGAGGTCGGCGTGGCGGCGGGCGTCGCGATCTCGGTGCTGTTGCTGCTGTACAAGACGTCGCGCCCGCATGTGGCCGAGGTGGGGCGCGTTCCCGGCACGCAGCACTTTCGGAACATTCACCGCCACAGCGTCGAGACCGATCCCGCGCTGGTCACGCTGCGGGTCGATGAAAGCCTCTATTTCGTGAATGTCCGCGTCCTCGAAGACCTGATCCTGAAACGCCTTACCGAGGGGCCGGACGTCCGGCATGTTGTGCTGATGTTCTCGGCGGTGAACGAGGTGGATTATTCGGCCTTGGAAAGCCTCGAGGCGATCAATCACCGACTTCGGGACATGGGCGTCGGCCTGCACCTGTCGGAGGTCAAAGGCCCTGTGATGGATCGGCTCAAGCGCTCCCACTTCATCGATGAGCTGAACGGCGAGGTCTTCCTGTCCCAGCATGATGCCTGGTCGCGTCTGGCAGAGGCATCGCGGAAGGTCGCCGCAGAATAG
- a CDS encoding dienelactone hydrolase, producing MKPFLMALAAAITAALPAHAENPIDRVRPDAPERAAYGSLPVGVVTRSFTDAGRADVIAAQDTEGEMPRADRTLTTEIWYPAADGTAPGTTYDTVLRDGETPVQLSGRAARDAAPASGTFPLVLISHGYPGNRFLMSHLGENLASKGYVAVSADHPDSTYSDMALFASTLVNRPLDQAFLFDALSQLDDEIGAIIDAENAGLVGYSMGGYGALIFGGAGLSDTAVTRAEPAAYVAPRDLLDQHAAGSDSHADLIDPRVKAVIAIGPWGRNRDFWDAEGLAGFEKPLLLVAGDQDDVSGYADMRKIFEETTGTDRYLLSFVGANHNAAAPMPAPENSWEISEKLGWAPFEHYADAVWDTTRMNNVLQHFATAWFDQHLKGADEAGRYFDLVERAEDGVWSMDETGTPTEDHTYWAGFPNRTAKSLRMEMLHAE from the coding sequence ATGAAACCGTTTCTAATGGCCCTGGCCGCGGCGATCACCGCAGCGCTACCCGCCCATGCGGAGAACCCGATCGACCGGGTGCGCCCGGATGCGCCGGAGCGGGCCGCCTATGGCAGCTTGCCCGTGGGCGTCGTCACGCGCAGCTTCACCGATGCAGGCCGCGCCGACGTGATTGCCGCGCAGGACACCGAGGGCGAGATGCCCCGCGCCGACCGGACATTGACCACGGAAATCTGGTACCCGGCTGCGGACGGCACCGCGCCCGGCACGACCTACGACACGGTGCTGCGCGATGGCGAGACGCCGGTGCAGCTCTCGGGTCGGGCCGCGCGCGATGCGGCCCCCGCCTCGGGTACGTTTCCGCTCGTGCTGATCTCGCACGGGTATCCCGGCAACCGCTTCCTGATGAGCCATCTGGGCGAGAACCTCGCCTCCAAGGGCTACGTCGCGGTCTCTGCGGATCACCCGGACAGCACCTATAGCGACATGGCGCTTTTCGCCTCCACGCTGGTCAACAGGCCGCTCGATCAGGCGTTCCTGTTCGACGCGCTCTCGCAGTTGGACGACGAGATCGGGGCCATCATCGATGCGGAGAATGCGGGCCTTGTCGGCTACTCGATGGGCGGCTACGGTGCCTTGATCTTCGGCGGCGCGGGTCTGTCGGACACCGCCGTGACGCGCGCGGAACCGGCCGCCTATGTCGCGCCGCGCGATCTGCTGGACCAACACGCGGCGGGCAGCGACAGCCATGCCGACCTGATCGACCCGCGCGTCAAGGCGGTGATCGCCATCGGCCCCTGGGGCCGCAACCGCGATTTCTGGGACGCCGAGGGGCTCGCGGGGTTTGAAAAGCCGCTGCTGCTGGTCGCAGGCGATCAGGACGACGTGTCGGGCTATGCGGACATGCGCAAGATCTTCGAAGAGACGACCGGCACGGATCGTTACCTCCTCAGCTTCGTGGGCGCCAATCACAACGCCGCGGCCCCGATGCCCGCCCCGGAAAATTCCTGGGAGATTTCCGAAAAGCTGGGCTGGGCGCCGTTCGAGCATTACGCCGACGCGGTCTGGGACACGACGCGCATGAATAACGTGCTCCAGCATTTCGCGACGGCATGGTTCGACCAGCACCTGAAAGGCGCGGATGAGGCCGGGCGCTATTTCGACCTCGTTGAGCGGGCCGAGGATGGTGTCTGGTCGATGGACGAGACCGGAACGCCAACCGAGGACCATACCTATTGGGCCGGTTTCCCGAACCGTACTGCCAAGAGCCTGCGGATGGAGATGCTTCACGCGGAGTGA